The genomic stretch TGCCAGGCACAGCCCATCTCCCGTTTAACTGTTCCCACGTTGGTGCCACGCCGCGCAGTTTTGCGCTCTCCAAGATCCCAAAGCGCGGGTCCACCACTTTGAATCCAGCGGGGAGCGGCGCGCTGGTCGCATAGCCATAGAGATGCTGAATCTGCGCTTCAATGCCAAATGCGGGCGTGGCAAAAGTTGCGCCCTGCACATCAGCACTCACGCTGCCAAGCCCTGCAAAATTGTTCTGAACAGGCCGGACCGTGCCGGTAAACCTCCAATATCCGGTCTCATGAATCGATTGGGCAAAGGCGATGTCTCCACGCACTCCATATCGCAACCCGATGTCCAGATAGAGCTCTGAGTAATCGGGCGCTTCCGGGTTGACAGTGCGCAAAAAAAGGCGCATCTGACTTGCCGTCACCTGCGCCATTCCCATAATTGATGTGGCCATACGATCTCCACCCTCCTCAAGCGTTCGCATCCATAAGCAGGATCACATGTCGGCGTGTCCGGACTCCCTGCCAATCCCCACGGAAGGCTGTCTTTGTTTTCGCTCCCCGCTCTGCACTTCTACAATCAGCATATCAAGTTCCTGACTGATGCGTAGCACGTTCGGATGCAGAAAATCACCTCGGTAACTATCCACCGTTTCGAGCAGCTTTTGCCTTAGTGTCTCGATCTGCAGAGAGATACTGTTCATCGCCATACACCCGTACCTTTCTACTGGCTGTTTCCTTTATCATACGAAGCTTGAGAAGAATACTTGCTACAATCGCTCACTTTTTCATACATACAATATAAAACAATTTTCCGATTTATGTAAGAGTTACTTTTTGAATTGCAGATCGGCCAGTTCAATCATCCGTTTCGAGACAGCGTCGGAAATCAATTCACCGTTCCACCGCTTGGGCGCTTTTTCGTACACCGAACTGCCCAGACCGATTTCTCTGGCGATCTCGTAACGAAAGGTCTGCATCGCCTGTGCGCCACCAAGCACGATGGTCTTCTTGTTGTTTTTGCTCATCCTAACTCCCCCCTTTCTTGGAAGTTAGGATGAGCCGAAGCGGGGGTGATTATCCTTTCAGTCTCCCGCGCGCTGTAACAGCACCTTTTCTTGTTTGAGAAAATCGACCAACTGTGCGTAGCTTGGCAACGTCCAAAAATCGGGTGTACGGATGCAGGTTTGCACTTCATCACGGGCGACTTGCATGATTTTGGCATCCTGAAGCAAATCACCGATCTTAAAGTCGGGAATGCCGCTTTGCCTGACGCCAAAAAATTCACCGGGGCCCCGCAGTTCCAAATCTTTTTCGGCTAGCACAAATCCGTTCTGCGTCGCAACCATCGCTTTCATCCGTTCTTGGCCCGCTTCTGTGTCCGGCTTGGACATCAAAATGCAAGAAGAGGCATGCTCACCTCGCCCGACCCGTCCCCGCAATTGGTGGAGCTGAGCGAGACCGAAACGTTCGGCGTTGTAGACCATCATCACGGTCGCGTTAGGAACGTTGACCCCGACTTCGATGACGGTGGTGGAGACAAGCACTTGAATGTCTTGGTCAATAAAGCGGCGCATCACTTCTTCTTTGTCTGTCGGACGCAACTTGCCGTGCATCAGACCGACTTCGAAACCGGCAAACCAGTCCTTGAGCATTTCATACAGGTCGGTCGCATTGACCACACCCTCCACCTTATCCGACTCTTCGACGAGCGGACAGACGATGTACGCTTGACGTCCTTTGGCCAACTCGCTTCGGATGAAGCGCAGCGACCGATCTTCCTTGTCAGGCGTGATCCAGTAGGTTTGGATCGGTTTGCGGCCAGCAGGTAGTTCGTCCACCAACGAAACATCAAGATCGCCAAAAACAGACATGGCCAGCGTGCGCGGGATCGGTGTCGCCGACATGAACAATACATCGGGCGCATGCCCTTTTTGTCGAAAAATCGAGCGCTGCTCAACCCCGAACCGATGTTGTTCGTCCGTGACAACGACGGAGAGCGAGCGAAAGCGCACCCCTTCTTCGAGCAGGGCGTGTGTGCCGATAATCACCTGTGCGGCTCCGCTTTCGATCGCCGCCAACACTTCACGACGCTCTTTTTCCTTTTGGGAACCGACGAGCAATACGCTTTGCACGCCAAGCGGTTCGAGCAGTTCCACAGCGGAGCGAAAATGCTGTTCCGCCAAGATTTCGGTCGGGACGAGGATCGCCCCTTGATGGCCGGACCGAACCGCGACAAAAGCGGCCAAAAAGGCGAGAATCGTCTTCCCAGAACCTACATCCCCTTGCACGAGGCGGTTCATCGGCATTTTGCTCTTCATGTCTTGCAAGATTTCAACCGCCACCCGCTTTTGTGCTCCTGTCATCTCAAAGGGCAGGCGACCGATAAATCGCTCCACTTCTTCATCTGTTGCCACGTGCACCACGCCCGGCTGCTCATGGCGATGAATCCAGCGAAATGCCTGTAATTTTAACTGGAAGAGGAAAAACTCTTCAAAGATCAGCCGCCTGCGTGCTTGATGCAGAGTGTCGCTATTTTTCGGGAAATGGATTTCCTGAATGGCATCAAGCCGATCGATCAAACGGTACTTTTGACGCAAAGCGATCGGGAGCAGCTCCGGTATCTTCTCGCCATACGTTTTCACGGCCTGGGCGATCAAGTTACGTAAAATTTTCGGCGTGATGTCCGCCTTCACGTTATAAACCGGGACGATGCGGTTGCTGTGCACCGTTTCCCCGGAGACGACAAAGTCATGAGTGGCAACCGTAATCGAGCGGCGGTTGGCATCATATTTTCC from Tumebacillus algifaecis encodes the following:
- a CDS encoding aspartyl-phosphate phosphatase Spo0E family protein, which codes for MNSISLQIETLRQKLLETVDSYRGDFLHPNVLRISQELDMLIVEVQSGERKQRQPSVGIGRESGHADM
- a CDS encoding S-layer homology domain-containing protein encodes the protein MATSIMGMAQVTASQMRLFLRTVNPEAPDYSELYLDIGLRYGVRGDIAFAQSIHETGYWRFTGTVRPVQNNFAGLGSVSADVQGATFATPAFGIEAQIQHLYGYATSAPLPAGFKVVDPRFGILESAKLRGVAPTWEQLNGRWAVPGTNYGQQILRLWQEMLQVKTPEPIVQPPTPSPVAGEPFTDLDEVLWAKQLIKQAAELGLVQGYEDGSYRPKQPLTRAELAVILTKLREKLRE
- the recG gene encoding ATP-dependent DNA helicase RecG, which encodes MTLGTAPVSVLPGVGPQRLKTLGLLGIFTLFDLLSYYPFRYEDRNAQPGRELEHGARVTVRVTIDGAAGLKYRGKRASTTIVPIVTEDFRRLHAVWFNQPYVKDQLKPGRKMTVTGKYDANRRSITVATHDFVVSGETVHSNRIVPVYNVKADITPKILRNLIAQAVKTYGEKIPELLPIALRQKYRLIDRLDAIQEIHFPKNSDTLHQARRRLIFEEFFLFQLKLQAFRWIHRHEQPGVVHVATDEEVERFIGRLPFEMTGAQKRVAVEILQDMKSKMPMNRLVQGDVGSGKTILAFLAAFVAVRSGHQGAILVPTEILAEQHFRSAVELLEPLGVQSVLLVGSQKEKERREVLAAIESGAAQVIIGTHALLEEGVRFRSLSVVVTDEQHRFGVEQRSIFRQKGHAPDVLFMSATPIPRTLAMSVFGDLDVSLVDELPAGRKPIQTYWITPDKEDRSLRFIRSELAKGRQAYIVCPLVEESDKVEGVVNATDLYEMLKDWFAGFEVGLMHGKLRPTDKEEVMRRFIDQDIQVLVSTTVIEVGVNVPNATVMMVYNAERFGLAQLHQLRGRVGRGEHASSCILMSKPDTEAGQERMKAMVATQNGFVLAEKDLELRGPGEFFGVRQSGIPDFKIGDLLQDAKIMQVARDEVQTCIRTPDFWTLPSYAQLVDFLKQEKVLLQRAGD
- a CDS encoding small, acid-soluble spore protein, alpha/beta type, whose amino-acid sequence is MSKNNKKTIVLGGAQAMQTFRYEIAREIGLGSSVYEKAPKRWNGELISDAVSKRMIELADLQFKK